A part of Pseudomonas sp. HR96 genomic DNA contains:
- a CDS encoding AraC family transcriptional regulator — protein sequence MSATPPVPTFAMQQRSERPDFYIRDKRGGATATTPHRHEYFQIQFNLGGDTVQHIGNVQRPFPRRTLAFILPHRVHLIPHPEDGEFIVINFDQNFLLPHLACSPLDLEEVSITQAPELSPFRFQEHLDFILDTEQFAETRALIERMRRLDSSRAFGSREYLKGCLLQLIGSVCQHYAEPLQALAATNAAQASRRDAMARMNDYVRRHLADPELNLKKVAAATYLAPDYLSHWLAKDSGKSFSDMLLERRMHLARSLLLNGRKPVGEIARLCGFADEAYFSRRFRQAHGLPPGQFRKREGVVEG from the coding sequence ATGTCCGCCACGCCCCCGGTGCCGACCTTCGCCATGCAGCAGCGCAGCGAGCGGCCGGACTTCTACATACGCGACAAGCGCGGCGGCGCCACCGCCACCACGCCCCATCGCCATGAATATTTCCAGATCCAGTTCAACCTGGGCGGCGACACCGTGCAGCACATCGGCAACGTGCAACGGCCGTTCCCGCGGCGCACCCTGGCGTTCATCCTGCCCCATCGGGTGCACCTGATTCCGCACCCTGAGGACGGCGAATTCATCGTCATCAACTTCGACCAGAACTTCCTGCTGCCGCACCTGGCCTGCTCGCCACTGGACCTGGAGGAAGTGTCCATCACCCAGGCACCAGAACTGTCGCCGTTCCGTTTCCAGGAGCACCTGGACTTCATCCTCGATACCGAGCAGTTCGCCGAAACCCGCGCCCTGATCGAGCGCATGCGCCGGCTGGACAGCAGCCGCGCCTTTGGCTCGCGGGAATACCTCAAGGGGTGCCTGCTACAGTTGATCGGCTCGGTGTGCCAGCACTATGCCGAGCCACTGCAGGCGCTGGCCGCCACCAACGCCGCCCAGGCCAGCCGCCGCGACGCCATGGCGCGGATGAACGACTACGTGCGCAGGCACTTGGCCGACCCCGAGCTGAACCTGAAGAAGGTCGCCGCCGCCACCTATCTGGCGCCCGACTACCTTAGCCACTGGTTGGCCAAGGACAGCGGCAAGAGCTTCAGCGACATGCTGCTGGAACGGCGCATGCATCTGGCCCGCAGCCTGCTGCTCAACGGCCGCAAACCGGTCGGCGAAATCGCACGGCTGTGCGGCTTCGCCGACGAAGCCTACTTTTCACGGCGCTTTCGCCAGGCCCATGGCCTGCCGCCGGGGCAGTTCCGCAAGCGGGAGGGGGTCGTGGAGGGTTGA
- a CDS encoding LysR family transcriptional regulator — protein MFELAQLRCFTTVATELNFRRAAERLNMTQPPLSRQIQLLEHHLGVSLFTRSTRSVALTAAGRAFFAEAQSLLEQAQAAALSAKRFAAGDIGSVTISFVASAVYEFLPQVIAEARLKQPDIRISLSEMNTYQQHEALRSRRIDLGIARSALRQPGFESECLVREPFVLAVPAGHRLAAGPVQVGNLQGEPFLMYAHSAYQPWNELLTGMFRSARVAPEYVQWLGSSLTILALVNAGMGLALVPRCASSVVFRNVVFRDIDLGPGVESELHLIWGADNDNPALLMLLDALRGAMRGVNPA, from the coding sequence ATGTTCGAACTTGCCCAACTGCGCTGCTTCACCACGGTGGCCACGGAACTGAACTTCCGCCGTGCCGCTGAACGCCTGAACATGACTCAACCGCCCCTCAGCCGGCAGATCCAGCTGCTTGAGCACCACCTGGGCGTGTCGCTGTTTACCCGCAGCACGCGCAGCGTGGCGTTGACCGCCGCAGGCCGGGCTTTTTTCGCCGAGGCGCAGAGCCTGCTGGAGCAGGCCCAGGCCGCCGCGCTGTCGGCCAAGCGCTTCGCCGCCGGTGATATCGGCTCGGTGACCATCAGCTTCGTGGCCAGCGCGGTGTACGAGTTTCTCCCTCAGGTGATCGCCGAGGCCCGGCTCAAGCAGCCGGACATCAGGATCTCGCTGAGCGAAATGAACACCTACCAGCAACACGAGGCCCTGCGTTCGCGGCGCATCGACCTCGGCATCGCTCGCTCTGCGCTGCGCCAGCCGGGGTTCGAAAGCGAGTGCCTGGTGCGCGAACCCTTCGTGCTGGCGGTGCCGGCCGGCCACCGCCTGGCCGCAGGGCCGGTGCAGGTCGGCAACCTGCAGGGCGAGCCGTTCCTGATGTACGCCCACTCGGCGTATCAGCCGTGGAACGAGCTGCTGACCGGCATGTTCCGCTCGGCTCGGGTCGCTCCGGAATATGTGCAGTGGCTGGGTTCGTCGCTGACCATCCTGGCCCTGGTCAACGCCGGCATGGGCCTGGCCCTGGTGCCGCGCTGCGCGTCCAGCGTGGTGTTCAGGAACGTGGTGTTCCGCGACATCGACCTGGGGCCGGGAGTGGAGAGCGAACTGCACCTGATCTGGGGCGCAGACAACGACAACCCGGCGTTGCTGATGCTGCTGGATGCACTGCGCGGGGCGATGCGCGGGGTGAATCCGGCCTGA